The genomic segment AGTATCTGATTATCTTCTTGTCTCCTTGCCTTTGAGGTTTTGAAGGTGGTACAGGATTGAGAGTTGGTGCGAACACTTCCATTCTGGATAGTTTCAGAGTTTGTGGTGTTGGGGATGCAAGAGTTTTTGATGTTTGTACAAGATCAAAAAAAGGCTGACTTATCATTTAACTTCTTTTAGTAATTCGAGGTTGTTCCACCTTACATGGTGTCCTCTCCTCCGAAAGCATATGGAAGGAAAAATGCATCCTAAAGTTATAGTCTAACCTTGTTTCTGTTTGTGTACTAGCCATACTTGCCTGGCATGTTTTGCTCGAGCTAGTAAAGTCTAAAGTTTAGGGTAAGTTTAGCTCGTGTTTCTGAAAactgttttttgttcttgagaCAAACCCTTTTTCTGACTGAAAAACTTGTTTGGCTAGCTGTTGAAAACAATTTTCTGAAAATCTGTTTCTCCAAAAAAAGCTCCATAATTAACAGGAAAAAGGTTGTTTTATGTGTTTCCAAAAGCTCTACTAAAGAGAGGtcatgaagaaataaaattacaattaagaaaaatttcaTCAGTTTTTTCTGTCTTGTTTCTGAAATACATTTTAGAGAACAGGAAAATGGAACAGGAACCAAATAGGATCACCAGCATTCAGCATAAATGGACTTCTATGCAcctcataattttataactgtATTCCCGCCCTCCACTTCATACTTTGCATCTAGGTTTGTGTTTCATTGACTGTTTTTTGTTTGCATTAACCTTGTGAGACATTGCTTTGATTCAGGAGCTTGTTCTTGCAGTACTGCCTACAGAAACTTCTGTTTCTACTGGCTTCTAAGCCCTATACCCTAGCCtgaaacaatttatttaaatgagTTACTTTGTTGCCAAAATTTCAGGAGAAGTGTAGCAGACATATTACTTTGATTTCACACTCCTAATGCTATTCTTTCTACCAGAAAAATTTGTGGAATGCATGGGTAACAATCTCAGAACTACGGCATTCTGTCACTCTCAGAAGAATCAAGTTAATATTGCTGAGGCAAAAGCTGAAGCTAACTTCTATCCTCAAGGGACAAGTAAGATTAAGAGATTCACTTAACTTTTGTTACAGTATTGAACCTCTTCATGTTTCTTATAAACAGTCTGTATTCACCACTGGATTATCTCTTGCCGTCATTAATTTATGCTAAGCTTAAATCTTGATGTTTTGATCTGGCAATGCATAATGGGAACTTCAATTTATATAGTGATGTAAACTGGAAGTAACTAGGAAATGTTTAGAAATCAACAACTTCATTCTACAGAGATTCGGAATTCTATGACCAAGTATGAGACACTTGTCTCATCTTACTGGGGGTTTTCAGGGAATAgtgaaaactttttatttctaatttttggcACCTGGTATAAAAACCCATCATTTTGCCTTTCTGTCTCATGTTACCTAATTTTTCAGCCATTTCATCTTTTTTCCTGCATATAGTATATCTTTACTCGAAAACTCACAGCTTGAGAATTAGTAGATAAGTTAAACCTGAGAGATCAATTTAGCCCTTAAAGGTTGCATATCATTTGGTATTTATACCTGTCGGGTTTGGACCGATCAATTTCTCTCTCATGTAACTTGTTAGTGGCATACAGATTTTGGAGTATCTATACTGTTTGCCTGCTCTTAACAGTCAACTGTGCCCCAAATGCCTTCCAGAGTCATTTTTCTAATGTTTACTTTTATTTGGAACCTGacctaaaaacaattaagacCATAAAATTGTTTCTAAAATCATTTTGAGAGATTAAAAAATTTCCTGTGAACTGGTGAAGCATTTATAGGACTTGGTGTTTGCGTATACTATAGATGCTTGTAGAACTTTATCTAGATTTCCTTTAGTTTATTGATCATTTTTTCAGGAGTAACTTTTTAATGTAAGTTGGTCATGTGCCTTGTATATCAAGGGTCTCCAATGCCATGATGAATGATTATTTACTAACACCCAGGGATTAGTCATGAGGGTTGTGTTGAAGTAGATGAGTGTTATTTTACTCTATTTTGGTACATCCGGAAACACATTTAGTATTTATTCATTCTGGTTTTCTCATCTTCATCACTTAAGTTCATTTTACTTGGTGAATGCAGATTGCTCATTTAGAAGAATGGTCTCTTCTTGATAGAGATCATTCAAGTTCCCTTGAAGGAGCAACTGAAGCTCTGAAGGCCAGTACCCTTCGCCTTCCAGTTGTTGGCAAAGCAGTGGTACATGCCTTCAGTTTTAATCATCTAAGATGAAAGGCAGCATTTTACAAGCTCAACACTAGCAATACCGAGGTTAACAAACTTTACTTCTCTATATTACAGGCCGATGTACAAAATCTGAAGGAAGTTGTCGGTTCAGCTGTTGACGTGATGCAAGCAATGGCGTCCTCAATATGCTCACTATCATCGAAGGTAACTCATTATTGTAATCATAGTTATATGTAATATCTTGAACTCAAGAAAGGGGTTGTTTAACTGACAAGCATGCCAAATATTCTTCTAAAACATAGCAGAGTGCTCCGACGACAAACTTTAAGTTATTTAGCTTGTCTTCTAATTTCTTAATATATGAGCAATAAAGCATTAAAAGATGTTTTTAGTGCTATGTTGATGAAGAGTCAGGATTTGCTGACTAGCTCGGTCTCCCAGTTTTGACTCTGGTTTGAGGGAGTTTGCTGGATTATGCGCAGTCTGGCTCATGGTTTGCCTGATTTGACAAGGTAGACCTTGGACAGGTCCTGTTTTTAAGTGCAGTGGACTCCTATTGTTTGGCAAGTACACTAAGTCCTGTTTTGACTTAATGTACTGGCACTAAGACAGGTcctgttttctctcttttttttatccttcaagaCCTAAAATCGCATTCTCCCTGAAATAAAATCAGTCTTGTCCTTTCAAATCAGTGTAACAGAAATTGATTGTTTGGCAATTGGCATCGAGACATTAGCTAAGTCATTCCATCTTCATCTCCTATGACATTGGCTCTCATTCCTGAAACCCAATAGCACCGGTACTGTGTCATCGTGGTCATGTGGTATCTAGAACAATGCCAACTTAATGGCTGGAAATAACTTGATTTATTCTGACCTTGATAAATCAAGGGAAAGGGGCATGAAAAAGATGTACTAATGCAAATAGATTTGCTCAACATCATTTGGTTGCCGCTTTCATGGACTTTTTAGAGATGCATGTACTTcacatctaaaaaaatttgtCGTGCACAGGTGGAGGACATGAATTCGTTGGTGGCTGATCTTTTGAATGTGACTGCTAAGGAAAGACGCATGCTTGAACAATGTAAAGGTTTCTTATCCGCCTTAGCAATCGTGCAGGTAACGGTTGTTTCTTCTGGCTACTGTAGGATTAGGGGATTATTTTCCTCTCCATCTGCTTACGAAAGATTATACATATACGAACAGGTTAAGGACTGTAGCATGAGAACACATACATTACAACTAAATCGTTTGCCAACTACCAGCAGCCTGACAACACATGTGTAGAACTGATCTCACTTGACCACTCACTCTAAAATGCTAACATGACACCCGACACTTCCTTTTCCATTGGGTGGAGGTGAAGTAATACACATGGACTGAGTAGTTAGTTTTGGCTTCACGTTTGGCATTTTTTGAACCACTTGTGGTCTTGTATCTCTTTTATTCCATGTATCTTTATATCCCATGACAGGAAGTGGTTTGTCGCCTCCTACTAATTAGCTGTATACAATGCAAAAAGAAAGTaattgtgtatatatatgtaacATTTACGGTGGTTCATCTGATTACTCAAAATTATGTAGTTCTTGGCCTACTTGATCTTGTAATCTGAACATGGTGTTGTGAACTTGTCATTCTTTGTCTTTTGGTTGGAAGTCTGGTCACAAGGCTTCTCAATTAGTAGTAGTTCACTGAACAAGTGAGCACGTCGCAAAACAGCGTCTGAGTTGAGTGAAACCAATCATGGTGACGGCTATTTGCCAAATGTTCATGCTGTGTACTTTATTCCGTGCGCTATGACACGGCCTAgctttcaatgtaaaaaaagtaataaggtGATGCAAGTATTtctaaaatgtttaaaaataatttcaatgctCAGGTTGTTAACTTGgtcgggaaaaaaaaagaattttatacAAACTTgtctaatttaaataatacaaataaaaaaataaagcaataataaataattgacaaaaaaaaaaaacttgacttgAGCCTATTTGTTTTAGCATGTAAATTTTATAAACTCGTTATGATATTGGagtatttttgttgaaaatagattaaataaaattataaagtttaattttcaaataattatgatattggaaaaaagaaaggaggagaAAAAGTTTATTGAAATCCAACCACCTTGTCATCGTATTCACGCGTgccaccaataaaaaaaaattatcaaaatgcTTCTAATACCATTCTGGAAGGTTGCTTTTGGACATAGAACGATGTCACATGCTTTGTCCACTGTAATGCACGCgccactaatttttttttaataatatttatattaattaaaagactaaattgatCCAATatcaactcataaaaaaaaacaatttgaaaagataaaaaaactctagatacaagtttaataatttttgttttaaaagaaatataatccttatatagtgtttttaaaaagtaaaaagatagaattatcccattcaaacttttaatgttttttgctttcttgagtaatataatcattatattatgcatttaaaaaataaaagatctaACTGTCCACAATCTTATTATAATGATTAATGTAccctaaaaaaactattttatcctCAAtagtaaatttattgattttttgttgaaaggataaaataataactATATTGTATATATCTAGATGCACAATGGatcttagtttttattaaatatcacaATTATGCATATGCTTGGCGGTGCCTAGCAAGGAAATGGTTGGTGGGCCTCACTCTAAATATCAACGAATGAATATGGGCAAAGCTGGAATAGAAAAACTAGTTCTCCTATAAAAGTTACTTTACACCAATActcaaaatattgtttattataatagaataataataaaattaccttTGAATTATAAAACCTTTAAACTAGGCAACGGAGGTAAGGTTCTTTTCACTAtagtataattgttttttacaaattacATGGGGTTTagataagttattttattttttaataataaaattactagtttaaccctaaaataaaataacataatactTATTATCCAGGAGTATTTTTGTCTTTCTAGAATAATGCAATTGCTTTAAtgttcttaaaaacaaaaccaacaaaacTCTCTTTCAAGggtttttcttgcattttacattggttttattataaattttaaagctaTTTAAGAGCAttgttgtaatttatatttattaaatattattaaaaaaacatgttgactTATGCACTTGTTAACATGTTGATAGCTCATTGTCGTTGTGTGAGGTTATATGGCCACCAAACATTGCTTTCCACAATAACATTTGAAAGGTCTTGGTACCCCTGACATAATAGGGCGGCAAGTGCCCCAAACTCTCCTTGTTTTTGGTGCCGATGATAACttattgttttctctctctccattTTGAATTTCATGTTACTCCCTTCAAAAAAGCAGATCAGAcatgcaatttatttttccttcacatttgatccatgtcttttttattgctattttttaaattttgaattatctataaaattataaatatttctcaatttcatttcctatcatttttttaatatataaataatctattaaaTCACAAATGCTTCTCAATTGCGccccttttgattttttaaatttgatcttcattcttttgattaatatttatttttgtttgggatcattcttattttttttttaattttatcctccatAGGTTTATTTTATCAAACTTTATCCTTGTTCTTTATGTTGCTatcttttttgcttttgcaagttttttattgatatttttatcacaattttatcattcaaaattaaattgattgaatgagTTACGAGTTTTAGAGAATAGATCAGGTTTAAGAGATATGTTCGGATTTGCTTGGTTTTGCCCCCTCCCTTTTTTTAAGCTAatgtattcttattttttttgttttttacggTTTGATTTCTATGAGTTAGCTCTGATTTCATGACGAGACCCACCGGTTTCAAATGTTAATGCAAGttcacttttgttttgtttttgtttttttgtcctttttcaaattgttttatttcaatttcacctttatattttttttctgcttttctttttaaaagattatctcaattttatatcCATGATCGCGAAGTTTGCAAGTTCACTtagtttaataatgttttttttttttttacaatttcactcTTCCACGTAGGATTCGCGAACCAATATGGATGAGCTCATGTCTGattctttttaactttttttgtgttgttatttttattgttattacttttttttcataaaataattaaaataaataaatttaaagctaaaaaataaaataaaaaattcaaaaaaacaactcaaccACAATAATAAACGGGGCTACAGTCCATGACCCCACCACCAACATGAGCTGCCGGTGCATGGAGTCGTGAAAGTTCCAAACCTATTTTCTCATTTCATTTCATGtgtaataataacaagaaaagaATACATTGGCGAATCTTTAAAGAAAGCAAAACCTTTCATTGATTCTTATGATGTTTCTTGTCTCTCCGATAAGACAAGAAAAAGCTCATTTTAATTGTTCATTCACATGTCCTGTTTTGATTGTCATTTCTATTTTTAGTCAATACACTCACCATGTGTATGTGGGAATTTACTAAAACTTGTAACCTTCTGCTGCTCCTTAAACTATcgtgttttctttctcttttgagcTTCACCCCCAGCTTTAAGTGCTAAAAGTTTATGTTATACAAACATTCTCAAATCATATATGCCTCGTCTGATCAAATCTTAATCAATCACTGCATGTCAAGGTTGTAAGAAAACTCATAATTATATGCTATCAACAACTCATGCTAACCCCTCTCTAGAAAAAATCAAGTGGGAAATGATACTTTTGCTATTCGGAAAATCTCCAGGAACCCTCGAGTTCGTGTAACCTGGAAGCCCTGGAGAAGAAATTAGAGTTAAAAAGGAAAAGTATGAATTGGGCAATCGCTCATGTGGAAAGATTGATCACATCATACAGGAATGCCTCAACTGTAGTGCATGAGTAACTGTTCATATGTTTCTCTGGCAGAATCATCGTTTTGCAGGTaattaaatagtaattataatagtaattatgGTTCAGCTGCTCCTATAGCTTGTTAAACAAACAGTCTCAAAAGCTTTCGTTCACCTCCCTCGTGGAATCTGCAATTATCCCCTAAACTACTCTCCAATGTCGTGGTTTCAGACTCTTCTGATGGCGACTCTGATCCCTGGTACATCAAGCGAAGATCAAGATCAGTCGTCTGTCCGTATTTGGCTCCATCATCATTCCtctttctcttcaatttttgtGATCCTGAACCGACATGATCTATCGGCGGCCTAAAACCACCACTTTCTGAAACACTATCGAATTCTGGTCCCGAGACTCCGCCCTCCAATTCTGGCAGTGGTTCTACTGTGCCGCGTCGAAGCACTGCCATCACCGCCTTCTGGCATACATGCCAGTTTCCTGTCCAGAGAAGCCCTACTGCTCCACTTACTGGGTTCACCGCTCTCCCCACGGCCTCAAACAAAAGCGATTGAAACAATGCTGAAAAGACCAGACCACACCAAAACAGAACTTTTAGCTTCAATGGTTCttcaataaatattatcaatggCTCTCAATTAGTCAAGATTGCTTTTGATGCAAAAGAATTGAACTTCAGATCTGATAGTGTTCTAGTGTAATGTATAATTTCGAGACTTACACGGACGTTGGCTTTGGGGCACGGAGGACATGAAGGACATGAGGCCGGCACGGCCAAAGAACTTGGCAACAAAGACGGTGGCATTAGCTTGAGCTTGGGGATTATTTATCCAACCTATGCCTTGTCTAAGAACACAATCCTCGCTGCATCCCTTTCGAAGAACTCGACAGCCATTGCAGCTCATTGTTCAAGATTTTTCTAGGGCATGAAAGTAAGATTCTAGGCGAAGAAAAACAGGTTTCTGACTTTGGTAACGAGTAATACTGGTCAGAGAGAATAGTTGGTGTTTGAGCAGGAGAGAAAAGTAAGGGACAGGTATGCATATATAGAGGAGAGGTTTAATTATGGTTAGGTTTAATTAACCGTGGTTTAGTAAATTAAGACTCTATTTTTGGTGTCGGGTTGAGTTCCAAGGAAGAGGGTGAGAGAGCAGCTGCGTGTTTCCGCGAATAATCGGGTTTCCTGGGCCATTTGACTCATCTATTggattctttctcttttcttctgttTCCCTCTTCTTTCCTTCCTTTTGGAAGCACTAAATAATCACAAGcactaaatatgaaaaaaaccatgaagaatAACTCttgatatattaaatatataaaaaaatctataatatagaaggatccaaaagaaaaaaaataattattaaaagaaaaaaaaaagcatgaacccCTAGTTTAACCCGCTAAACCCACAAGTCATGTCATGATATTgaaataaccatataaaaagaaaagataaaataattattaaaagaaaatgataaaattaaaaaaaaacaataatatagaaggataaaaaaaataattattaaaaggagagaaaaaaaggcgCAAACCACCTAGTTTAACCCGCTAAACCCACGAGCCATGTCATAATATTaggataactatataaaaagaaaaggaaaaacaaaaagaaaaccatgaaacctattttttcttaaaaatcaatGTCGAGTAATGAGaccgaaaaataaaattaagtctaaaaaaatatgagaactCATGCTAGTTTATAAAACTCGTGACCTAGAACATTTGATTGGAAGCACCAAATCCAGAAGAACCATAAatcctaaaatttaaaaatatcaaatgttaaaagataaaattaaaaaagaaatcaattacaaaaaagattttaaaataaaaaatagtaattaaaagaatgaggaaaaaactttaaagaaaaaaatgagaggataaataattttagattaaagggctaaattgaaaagaaaaattaatcttactaaataattaaaagaaaaaatcatcaaaagaatgaggaccaaatcttaaaaaatcaacaaattaaaattttttattaaaggataaaattgaaaaaaaactgaaagttTACAAAagagacaaggaaaaaaaacgaattaggaccaaatttaaaaaatcaaaacatgaaaaatctaGATTGAAGGATGTAATTggaaaaaaacttacaaaatttcaaggataaaaattaacaaatcaaagaaaTGAGGATCGGTACCCAAATATACATAACCAAGAGGACTGCCTTGAGATTTTAAATGCCAGGCATGAATCTCGAGGgaggagagaaaataaaaaagcagcTTCGATGATAATCCATCTATCAAAACTCAACATGTGCCGCCTGGAATGGAAGAGGATCTtatgaggaatccaatacaaaAGAAGCAATTTTTTGATCATTTAAAGGTACACGCGCCACCGAAACATAACAGTTTCTCCCATGCGCCTAGCAagatatatacatacatatatatatatatatacatacatatatatatatatataattaattaatttagaagGCCAATTTACCTTTCTATTAATATGCTTATAACTAAAAAACtcatttgaaaatacaaaatagacCCTAAATCAAGCTTAAATCAATTCTGAAATAAAAGGTAATCCCGTGATTTTACTATGCTAacagtaataaaaatataaaaaagctcccaaaataaaccttaattaattttgacataAATGATAAGCTAACGATTAAAATGTGCAAATAacataaaatctcaaaaaagcTTTGGCAACTAAATAACTTTTGGCTTCATATATTGCGTGTTGCTAAGAAAGCACTCTCCAATGCTCTCATATTGGCAATCCATGTAAAAGGCACCACCCCTGGCCATAAGAAGGGTTGGTGCCTTTAAGGCAACATCTCTGGCCATAAGATTGAAAGATTGTTAATCTTAAATGGTATAGCTTAActgattagattttaaatttattttttagaggtcATCAATTCGAGTTTTACAAATCTCAGAGACACTGGAggtttatatggttgttaactttaagGCCTATGGGATTAATCAAGGTGCGCGTAAACTGGCTCGGAtacccacattaataataaaaaaaaattgagatactATTATTTCTGAAGGGTTATAATTCAACTGATCAGACTCTAGATTTGCTCCTTAGAAATTA from the Populus nigra chromosome 1, ddPopNigr1.1, whole genome shotgun sequence genome contains:
- the LOC133681094 gene encoding LOB domain-containing protein 38-like, with protein sequence MSCNGCRVLRKGCSEDCVLRQGIGWINNPQAQANATVFVAKFFGRAGLMSFMSSVPQSQRPSLFQSLLFEAVGRAVNPVSGAVGLLWTGNWHVCQKAVMAVLRRGTVEPLPELEGGVSGPEFDSVSESGGFRPPIDHVGSGSQKLKRKRNDDGAKYGQTTDLDLRLMYQGSESPSEESETTTLESSLGDNCRFHEGGERKLLRLFV